A single region of the Brachypodium distachyon strain Bd21 chromosome 3, Brachypodium_distachyon_v3.0, whole genome shotgun sequence genome encodes:
- the LOC100844094 gene encoding nucleobase-ascorbate transporter 6, translating to MAGGGAAPPPKQEEMHPHAVKDQLPSVSYCITSPPPWPEAVILGFQHYLVMLGTSVIIPSALVPQMGGGNDEKARVIQTLLFVAGINTLFQSFFGTRLPAVMGGSYTVVAPTISIILAGRYSNETDPHEKFLRTMRGTQGAFIIASTIQIILGFSGLWRNVVRLLSPLSAVPLISLAGFGLYELGFPGVAKCVEIGLPEIILLLIFSQYLPHLIHVAKPVFDRFAVIFTIAIVWLYAYILTVSGAYNNAPLKTQVHCRVDRSGLIGGAPWIRVPYPFQWGAPTFDAGECFAMMMASFVALVESTGTFVAVSRYASATMIPPSILGRGIGWQGIGTLLGAFFGTANGTAVSVENAGLLALTHVGSRRVVQISAGFMIFFSILGKFGAIFASIPLPIFAALYCIFFAYIGACGLSFLQFCNLNSFRTKFIVGFSFFMGLSVPQYFNEYTSVAGHGPVHTGARWFNDMINVPFSSKPFVAGIVGYFLDNTMHRRDSAVRRDRGYHWWDKFRSFKTDTRSEEFYSLPFNLNKFFPSV from the exons ATGGCcggaggaggggcggcgccgccgccgaagcagGAGGAGATGCACCCGCACGCTGTGAAGGACCAGCTGCCCAGCGTGTCCTACTGCATCACAAGCCCACCACCGTGGC CTGAGGCCGTCATACTTGGATTCCAACACTACCTCGTGATGCTGGGTACATCTGTCATCATACCAAGTGCTCTTGTTCCCCAGATGGGAGGCGGAAAT GATGAGAAGGCCCGGGTGATTCAGACGCTGCTGTTCGTCGCCGGCATTAACACCTTGTTCCAGTCGTTCTTTGGGACTCGTCTACCTGCTGTGATGGGTGGATCCTACACCGTTGTTGCGCCGACAATTTCCATCATCTTGGCTGGCCGTTACAGCAATGAAACAGATCCTCATGAG AAATTCCTGCGGACCATGCGAGGAACACAGGGCGCTTTCATCATTGCATCGACAATTCAGATCATACTTGGTTTTAGTGGCCTCTGGCGCAATGTAGTGAG ATTGCTAAGTCCATTGTCTGCTGTTCCTCTGATATCACTTGCTGGATTTGGGCTGTATGAGCTTGGTTTTCCAGGG GTTGCCAAATGTGTTGAAATTGGGCTTCCAGAAATCATTCTACTACTCATATTTTCTCAG TATTTACCTCATCTTATACATGTGGCAAAACCTGTGTTCGACCGATTTGCTGTGATTTTCACCATTGCTATTGTGTGGCTGTATGCATATATTCTCACTGTTAGCGGCGCATACAACAACGCCCCACTGAAGACACAAGTGCACTGTCGAGTTGACCGCTCTGGACTTATCggtggagctccttg GATAAGAGTGCCGTATCCTTTCCAATGGGGCGCTCCGACATTTGATGCTGGTGAATGCTTTGCAATGATGATGGCATCATTTGTTGCTCTTGTAGAG TCAACAGGGACCTTTGTTGCTGTGTCAAGATACGCTAGCGCAACTATGATACCTCCCTCAATTCTTGGTCGGGGCATCGGTTGGCAG GGTATCGGAACTTTACTAGGTGCATTTTTCGGGACGGCCAATGGGACTGCAGTGTCAGT TGAAAATGCTGGTTTACTAGCACTGACACATGTTGGCAGCCGGAGAGTAGTGCAAATATCTGCTGGcttcatgattttcttctctATTCTTG GGAAATTTGGAGCCATTTTTGCGTCAATTCCATTGCCAATATTTGCTGCCCTCTACTGCATTTTCTTTGCATATATTG GTGCCTGTGGTCTCAGCTTCCTCCAGTTCTGCAATCTCAACAGCTTCAGGACCAAGTTCATCGTGGGGTTCTCCTTCTTCATGGGCTTATCAGTTCCTCAGTACTTCAACGAGTACACATCGGTTGCTGGTCATGGCCCGGTGCACACCGGCGCTCGATGG TTCAACGACATGATAAACGTGCCATTCTCGTCGAAACCGTTCGTGGCGGGTATCGTGGGATACTTCCTGGACAACACGATGCACAGGCGCGACAGCGCGGTGCGGAGGGACAGGGGGTACCACTGGTGGGACAAGTTCAGGAGCTTCAAGACGGACACCAGGAGCGAGGAGTTCTACTCTCTGCCCTTCAACCTGAACAAGTTCTTCCCTTCGGTGTGA
- the LOC100843792 gene encoding cytochrome P450 76M5 yields MRQCSVDGVDLVRSSSLNISVSTCGGRRGTILALSLIHKASARSRVAAARATTMAFFIACVSSLVLLFLLFLSRYLFQLLGSSRLPPGPLPLPVIGNLLDVAALTGRHLPHRSLARLAARHGPLMTLRLGRAVVIFVSSPDAAREVLQTHNASLAGRIPPDAWHGAGHAANSVFVLPPHHKWRSLRRIGTEHLLSPRRLDGLRPVRLLQDAVVSHVSSELAAEASSGVLVVGHVASAATVDMLWQAMFGCQVELDASAATSAYRELHGLARDLGAIGLTPNVSDFFPVLAAADLQGVRRSFARKLGRLYQLIDVQIQRQRRHRRESAAAASGGGCGKNGGLLDAMLDMSDEDDGAAGGMNNDTIRAFLADLLLAAIETIPNAIEWAMAELLQNPNTMRRLKEELRSVSGGKTHVDYSDMDHLPFLRAVIKETLRLHTLVPFVPNKADAVVRVHGYTIPRGSTVIVNVWAIHHDAEVWPEPDTFIPGRFMGGGNNEVHFLGADLQFIPFNAGRRICLGLPLASRMLHAMLATLLHRFEWVLPPGVAENGVDMSEKIGMTMSMANPLKAIPKPICMT; encoded by the exons ATGAGGCAGTGTTCGGTGGATGGTGTAGATCTGGTGCGCTCCTCTAGCCTAAATATTTCCGTCTCGACATGTGGAGGCCGTCGAGGAACAATTCTCGCTCTCTCTTTGATCCACAAAGCCAGCGCTCGCTCGCGTGTCGCCGCAGCTAGAGCTACCACAATGGCCTTCTTCATTGCTTGCGTGTCCTCGCTCgtgctcctcttcctcctctttctctcaCGCTACTTGTTCCAGCTGCTGGGCAGCAGCCGTCTTCCCCCTGGGCCGCTGCCTCTCCCGGTCATCGGCAACCTCCTGGACGTGGCAGCATTAACAGGCCGGCATCTTCCCCACCGCTCCCTGGCCCGTCTCGCCGCGCGCCACGGCCCGCTCATGACGCTCCGGCTGGGCAGGGCCGTGGTGATCTTCGTCTCCTCCCCGGACGCGGCCCGCGAGGTGCTCCAGACCCACAACGCCAGCCTCGCCGGCCGGATCCCGCCCGACGCGTGGCACGGCGCCGGCCACGCCGCCAACTCCGTCTTCGTCCTGCCGCCGCACCACAAATGGCGCTCGCTCCGAAGGATCGGCACGGAGCACCTGCTGTCCCCGAGGCGCCTCGACGGGCTCCGCCCTGTGCGTCTGCTCCAGGACGCCGTCGTCAGCCACGTGTCCTCCgagctggcggcggaggcgtcTTCTGGGGTGCTAGTTGTCGGCCACGTCGCGTCCGCGGCCACGGTGGACATGCTGTGGCAGGCCATGTTCGGCTGCCAGGTGGAGCTGGACGCGTCAGCAGCAACATCGGCTTACCGCGAGCTGCACGGGCTCGCGCGAGACCTCGGGGCCATTGGACTGACACCCAACGTCTCTGACTTCTTCCCGGTGCTCGCCGCTGCTGACCTCCAGGGCGTGCGCCGCAGTTTCGCCAGGAAGCTGGGAAGGCTGTACCAGCTGATCGACGTGCAGATCCAGCGGCAGAGGCGCCACCGGCGGgaatccgccgccgctgcttctgGCGGCGGTTGCGGTAAGAATGGGGGCTTGCTAGATGCCATGCTCGACATGTCCGATGAGGAtgatggcgccgccggcggcatgAACAACGATACGATCAGAGCATTTCTCGCG GATTTACTTCTTGCGGCCATCGAGACGATCCCAAACGCGATCGAATGGGCAATGGCGGAGCTACTACAGAACCCAAACACGATGAGAAGGCTAAAGGAGGAACTCCGAAGTGTCAGCGGCGGCAAGACCCACGTCGACTACTCCGACATGGACCATCTCCCCTTCCTCCGAGCGGTCATCAAGGAAACACTCCGGCTGCACACGCTGGTGCCGTTCGTGCCCAACAAGGCTGACGCGGTGGTGCGGGTGCACGGCTACACCATCCCCAGGGGGAGTACCGTCATCGTCAACGTTTGGGCGATCCACCACGACGCCGAGGTGTGGCCGGAGCCCGACACGTTCATCCCTGGCAGGTTCATGGGGGGCGGCAATAACGAGGTCCATTTCCTAGGGGCGGACCTCCAGTTCATCCCGTTCAACGCTGGAAGGCGCATCTGCCTAGGGTTGCCCCTCGCCAGTAGAATGCTGCATGCGATGCTCGCAACTTTGCTGCATCGTTTTGAATGGGTGCTGCCTCCGGGGGTTGCCGAAAATGGTGTTGATATGTCGGAGAAGATCGGGATGACCATGTCTATGGCTAACCCTCTCAAAGCTATACCAAAGCCAATTTGCATGACGTAG
- the LOC100844391 gene encoding uncharacterized protein LOC100844391 → MGNCQAADAAAVVIQHPAEGKVERLYWPATAADVMRKNPGHYVALVVVHVSGGAGETDPAVAGGGAAAAARITKVKLLKPRDTLLIGQVYRLITSQEVTKAVQARRQEKKQSCDELIEQQRPRLHRRRQPPRPRGDTAAAAAAEEEQRQPTDQQERKRLEKDRHRSIAGGGGRGRHWRPSLQSITELSS, encoded by the exons ATGGGCAATTGCCAGGCGGCGGATGCGGCGGCCGTGGTGATCCAGCACCCGGCCGAGGGGAAGGTCGAGCGCCTCTACTGGCCGGCCACCGCGGCCGACGTCATGCGCAAGAACCCCGGCCACTACGTcgccctcgtcgtcgtccacgtctcCGGTGGCGCCGGTGAGACTGACCCCGCCgtagccggaggaggagcagctgctgccgccAGGATCACCAAGGTCAAGCTCCTCAAGCCCCGGGACACTCTGCTCATCGGCCAGGTCTACCGCCTCATCACCTCCCAAG AGGTGACCAAGGCCGTGCAGGCGAGGAGGcaggagaagaagcagagctGCGACGAGTTGAtcgagcagcagcggccgcgcctgcaccggcggcggcagccgccgaGGCCCAGGGgcgacaccgccgccgccgccgcagccgaggAAGAACAGAGGCAGCCCACCGATCAGCAG GAACGGAAGCGGCTGGAGAAAGACCGGCACAGGAgcatcgccggcggcggcggcagaggccgGCACTGGCGGCCGTCATTGCAGAGCATCACGGAGCTGTCGAGCTGA
- the LOC106866475 gene encoding uncharacterized protein LOC106866475, translated as MAIAHADAVMPSPPRIAVAGLVLLMRHAFVAAAALSYLSLASAWVACAACAVVAVGFAAGRGAWCEAGFLVAFASLKVLILAAVLFGTLVLAMLLAVCGMAGMGFLGFSFSSDAKKSFGPTKELISELLHDTCVQRLLASLTFYLISSVTCLVIERLLPVKGSQGEEIGSVIVTVWLLLLGALVVSCFVMVPTAALLIWRIMWTVKQKIEEIEAELLLMYSPSTSALKQQGLEDTEATV; from the exons ATGGCCATCGCCCACGCGGACGCGGTGatgccctcgccgccgcggatcGCCGTCGCGGGGTTGGTGCTGCTGATGCGCCACGCCTTCGTCGCGGCCGCAGCGCTCAGCTACCTGAGCTTAGCGAGTGCGTGGGTTGCCTGTGCAGCCTGTGCCGTCGTGGCCGTTGGATTCGCAGCTGGACGCGGCGCCTGGTGCGAAGCTGGTTTCCTCGTGGCATTCGCGTCTCTCAAGGTCTTGATCCTCGCTGCCGTTCTCTTTGGTACGCTCGTCCTCGCCATGCTGCTGGCTGTGTGTGGCATGGCCGGAATGGGATTCCTCGGATTCAGCTTTTCCTCTGACGCCAAAAAG AGTTTTGGACCGACCAAGGAGTTGATTTCGGAGTTGCTGCATGACACTTGCGTGCAACGGTTGCTCGCGTCTCTGACCTTCTACCTAATATCGAGCGTCACTTGTCTGGTTATCGAGAGGCTGTTACCAGTGAAGGGATCTCAGGGTGAAGAGATTGGTTCTGTAATTGTGACTGTGTGGTTGTTACTGTTAGGCGCCTTGGTAGTGAGTTGCTTTGTCATGGTTCCAACTGCCGCACTGTTGATCTGGAGGATAATGTGGACAGTCAAGCAGAAAATTGAAGAGATTGAAGCAGAACTGTTGCTGATGTACAGTCCCTCTACCTCGGCATTGAAGCAACAGGGTTTGGAAGACACTGAAGCAACGGTGTAG
- the LOC106866476 gene encoding uncharacterized protein LOC106866476, whose amino-acid sequence MAIADAVVPSPPRITVAGLVLLMRLALVAAAALSYLSLASAWVAWAACAVLAVGSEVGRRAWCEAGSLVASASLKVLIFAVVLLGMLALALLLAVCAMVRMGFLGCNFSSDAKKSFGPAKELIWELLRDTRAQWVLASLTSYLISTVTRLVIGWLLPVMGSDGGKIGSVIVTVAFLGALTIITYGLSCEQPIGPKFSYLACSCCNQITVF is encoded by the exons ATGGCCATCGCCGACGCGGTGgtgccctcgccgccgcggatcACCGTCGCGGGGTTGGTGCTGTTGATGCGCCTCGCCTTGGTCGCGGCCGCAGCGCTCAGCTACCTGAGCTTAGCGAGTGCGTGGGTTGCCTGGGCAGCCTGTGCCGTCCTGGCCGTCGGATCCGAAGTTGGACGCCGTGCCTGGTGCGAAGCTGGTTCACTCGTGGCATCCGCGTCTCTTAAGGTCTTGATCTTCGCTGTCGTTCTCTTGGGTATgctcgccctcgccttgcTGCTGGCTGTGTGTGCCATGGTCAGAATGGGATTCCTCGGATGCAACTTTTCCTCCGATGCCAAGAAG AGTTTTGGGCCCGCCAAGGAGTTGATTTGGGAGTTGCTTCGTGACACTCGCGCGCAATGGGTGCTTGCGTCTCTGACTTCCTACCTGATATCCACTGTCACTCGTCTAGTTATCGGCTGGCTGTTACCAGTGATGGGATCAGATGGTGGAAAGATTGGTTCTGTAATTGTGACTGTGGCGTTCTTAGGCGCCTTAACAATTATCACCTATGGTCTATCGTGCGAGCAGCCAATTGGCCCAAAATTTTCTTATCTAGCATGCAGCTGTTGTAATCAAATCACTGTATtttaa
- the LOC100825010 gene encoding geraniol 8-hydroxylase-like, producing the protein MDHLPFLRAVVRETLRLQMLVPFVPNKAATSVQVHGYTIPKGSTVIMNLWGVHHDAEVWPEPDRFIPDRFLGDKEFHFLGADLEFIPFSAGRRICLVFPLASRMMHVILATLLHRFEWALPRLAEQNGVDMSEKIGVTLSMANPLKAIPKPI; encoded by the coding sequence ATGGACCATCTCCCCTTCCTCCGAGCAGTCGTCAGGGAAACGCTCCGGCTGCAAATGCTCGTGCCGTTCGTGCCCAACAAGGCTGCCACGTCGGTGCAGGTGCATGGCTATACCATCCCCAAGGGAAGCACCGTCATAATGAACCTTTGGGGGGTCCACCACGACGCCGAGGTATGGCCGGAGCCTGACAGGTTTATCCCTGACAGGTTTCTAGGCGACAAGGAGTTCCATTTCCTAGGAGCGGACTTGGAGTTCATTCCTTTCAGCGCTGGAAGGCGGATTTGCCTAGTGTTTCCCCTCGCCAGTAGGATGATGCATGTGATACTCGCCACTTTGCTACATCGTTTCGAATGGGCGCTGCCTCGGTTGGCTGAGCAAAATGGTGTTGATATGTCGGAGAAGATTGGGGTGACCTTGTCCATGGCTAACCCTCTCAAGGCTATACCCAAGCCAATATAA